Part of the Salvia splendens chloroplast, complete genome genome, AGCTTCCTTCCTATTAATCTGGAAGTTTTTCTCAGATACAAGGAAATGATTCAGTTCCAGAGCTAAAGATCGTAGTTCTCGAACAAGCAGTCGAAATGATTCGGGAGCATCCTCAGGATTAGGTATTGTTCCTCCAGTGATCGTAGTACCAAGTACTTCTTGACGCGCTCTAATATGATCAGATTTATAAGTAAGCATCTCTTGTAAAATATGAGCAACACCAAATCCTTCTAGAGCCCAAACCTCCATTTCTCCTACCCGTTGTCCCCCTTGTTTTGCCCTTCCCCTAAGGGGTTGTTGTGTAACAAGCGCATAATGTCCACTGGAACGTCCATGGATTTTATCATCAACTTGATGAATTAATTTCAAGATATAAGGCTTTCCTATTATAACGGGTTGTTCAAAAGGGCTCCCCGTCCTTCCATCAAATATTCTGCTTTTTCCTGGATATTCGGGTTCAAATACCCATGGATTCGCTGTTTGCTTACTGGCTTCATATAATTCAGAAAACACTAGTTTTCTGGAAGCTTCTTGTTCATATCTCTCATCAAAAGGCGCTATTCGATAATGTCTGTCTAGCAAACCCCCTGCTAACCCGAGCGAACATTCAAATATCTGTCCTACATTCATTCGTGAAGGTACTCCTAATGGGTTGAAGACCATATCAACGGGTTTTCCATCTTGCAGATAAGGCATATCTTGTCTCGGCAAAATTTTTGAAATGATACCTTTATTTCCATGCCTTCCGGCTACTTTATCGCCTACTTTGATTTCACGTTTCTGTGAAATATATACACGAATCATTTCTGGATTATAACTAGAACCTCCTCTTTTCTGGATCCACCTCACATCAATAACCCGGCCCCTACCACCTATAGGGAGTTTTAAACAAGTTTCTTTTGAAGTAGATACCTGAATGCCGAGTATAGCCCGTAACAATCTATCTTCGGGGGCATACGAGGATTCTTTCACCATTTGGGGCGTTAATTTACCTACTAAAATATCACCCGTCTCTACCCAAGATCCCAACATCACAATTCCATTTTTGTTTAAATTGCGAAGTAAATGGGCTTCTAAATGCGGTATTTCGTTAGTGATCCTTTCAGGGCCTTGGCTTGTCACATGAGTCTGAATCTCATATTTCCGTATGTGAAAAGAAGTATAAATATCTTCATATACCAAACGCTCGCTAATGAGTACCGCATCTTCAGAATTGTAACCCTCCCATGGCATATAAGCTACTAATACGTTTTTCCCCAAAGCAAGTTCGCCACCAACCGTAGCAGCACCATCTGCTAAAATTTGTCCCTTTTTAATGCATTTACCCCGCCGAACCTGGGGTTTTTGATGCATACAAGTATTTTTGTTGGAACGTTCATACATAACTAATGAAATGCTTAGAGTATCTCCATTCCCCGAGAAAAGGATTTTGTCAATATCTATATAAATGATCTTTCCCCCGCGTTCAGCTATAGCAAGAGCCCCCGAATCTAGAGCTGCTTGTCGTTCCAACCCAGTTCCGATAATGCATTTCTCGGACCGAGAAAGCGGAACTGCCTGGCGTTGCATATTAGAACTCATTAAAGCCCTATTCGCATCATTATGTTCAATAAAAGGAATGAGGGAAGCTCCAATAGAAAAATATTGGAAGGGAAAAATACTTCGAAGATGAACCCGTTCCCATGCAATAGTCAGGAATTCTTGACGGTATCGAGCTGGAACAACCTGCTCTTCCTGAATATCCTGATTCAACGCCAAAGAATTTCCTGCTGCTAACATATAGTATTCATCTCTATCGGGTGATAAATAAAGCAGCCGTGACCCCGTCGATTTCTCCGAAATGTCATAAAACGGACTTTCTAGAGATCCCCAATAACCCATCCTCGCATGAATTGCTAAGGATCCAATAAGTCCAACATTGATTCCCTCCGATGTGTCAATTGGGCAAATACGCCCATAGTGACTAGGATGGATATCTCGTATCCGAAAACTAGCAGTTCGCCCTGTTAGTCCTCCAGGACCTAAATAACTCAACTTTCTCCCATGAACTATTTGTGTCAATGGATTAGTTCGATCTAAAACTTGAGATAAGGGGTGTAAACCAAAAAAGGATTCATAAGTGGTTGTTAATGGAGTTGAAGTTACCAAATTCTGAG contains:
- the rpoB gene encoding RNA polymerase beta subunit; this encodes MLGDANETMSTIPGFNQIQFEGFCRFINRGLAEELYKFPKIEDTDHEIEFQFFLERYQLVEPSIKERNAVYESLTYSSELYVSARLIWKTSRDMQEQTILIGNIPLMNSLGTSIVNGIYRIVINQILQSPGIYYRSELDHNRISVYTGTIISDWGGRLELEIDRKARIWARVSRKQKISILVLLSAMGSNLREILDNVYYPEIFLSFLNDKERKKIGSKENAILEFYQQFACVGGDPVFSESLCKELQKKFFQQRCELGRIGRRNMNRRLNLDIPQNNTFLLPRDILAAADHLIGLKFGMGTLDDMNHLKNKRIRSVADLLQDQFGLSLVRLENVVRGTICGAIRHKLIPTPQNLVTSTPLTTTYESFFGLHPLSQVLDRTNPLTQIVHGRKLSYLGPGGLTGRTASFRIRDIHPSHYGRICPIDTSEGINVGLIGSLAIHARMGYWGSLESPFYDISEKSTGSRLLYLSPDRDEYYMLAAGNSLALNQDIQEEQVVPARYRQEFLTIAWERVHLRSIFPFQYFSIGASLIPFIEHNDANRALMSSNMQRQAVPLSRSEKCIIGTGLERQAALDSGALAIAERGGKIIYIDIDKILFSGNGDTLSISLVMYERSNKNTCMHQKPQVRRGKCIKKGQILADGAATVGGELALGKNVLVAYMPWEGYNSEDAVLISERLVYEDIYTSFHIRKYEIQTHVTSQGPERITNEIPHLEAHLLRNLNKNGIVMLGSWVETGDILVGKLTPQMVKESSYAPEDRLLRAILGIQVSTSKETCLKLPIGGRGRVIDVRWIQKRGGSSYNPEMIRVYISQKREIKVGDKVAGRHGNKGIISKILPRQDMPYLQDGKPVDMVFNPLGVPSRMNVGQIFECSLGLAGGLLDRHYRIAPFDERYEQEASRKLVFSELYEASKQTANPWVFEPEYPGKSRIFDGRTGSPFEQPVIIGKPYILKLIHQVDDKIHGRSSGHYALVTQQPLRGRAKQGGQRVGEMEVWALEGFGVAHILQEMLTYKSDHIRARQEVLGTTITGGTIPNPEDAPESFRLLVRELRSLALELNHFLVSEKNFQINRKEA